The Vibrio chagasii genome includes a region encoding these proteins:
- a CDS encoding HPr family phosphocarrier protein — protein MELTRTVLIQNRLGLHARAAVKLVELAQSFDATITIHSEEDKSATADSVMGLLMLESAQGQHITIQASGADSQQALDAVCHLIEDKFDEGE, from the coding sequence ATGGAATTAACTCGAACTGTACTGATCCAAAACCGTTTGGGTCTTCACGCTAGAGCGGCCGTAAAGTTGGTTGAGCTTGCACAAAGCTTTGATGCCACTATCACAATTCATAGTGAAGAAGATAAAAGTGCCACCGCAGACAGCGTAATGGGACTATTGATGCTGGAGTCAGCCCAAGGCCAACACATCACGATTCAAGCTTCGGGTGCTGATTCACAACAAGCACTTGATGCCGTTTGCCACCTTATCGAAGATAAATTTGATGAGGGTGAGTAA
- the thiP gene encoding thiamine/thiamine pyrophosphate ABC transporter permease ThiP, whose translation MIKKTPKVGIWVAILITAFVVSAVGALLSNAPSLDISQVWSDPYYWHVTKFSFYQATLSTVLSVGFAIPIAHALCRRQFFGRALLLRLFASTLVLPVLVGVFGLLAIYGNSGWLAKSLANFDIELPFSIYGLNGILLAHVFFNLPYASRLLLQALDTVPAEQHKLCAHLGMSHWNKFKWVEWPRLRQQLPHVCGLVFMLCFTSFATVMALGGGPKSTTIELAIYQAIKFDFDLQAGALLAIWQMLLCGVLAVSIQRLSKPISVTASQLSEEKYLVKDSWWSKAWDSFWIIMVSILVLPPLLMVLVSGINAQALTVLSSEPFWAALMTSVRVALLASVIAVGIGIAILLTSRAWRLQNKTIRADKIELIGTIILVTPGLVISTGIFLLLRSFIDVFSLAFFIVIAVNSLMALPYVIKTLAQPMLHLSQQYQYVCASLGMTGFTRFRLVEWRALRKPMAQAFSISFMLAMGDLSAIALFGSQDFRTLPLYLFQLLGSYQMEAAAVVSVSLLLLSVGSFSLIEFLFTRSSKLKS comes from the coding sequence ATGATAAAGAAAACGCCTAAGGTCGGTATTTGGGTCGCGATACTCATTACCGCCTTCGTGGTTTCAGCAGTAGGGGCATTGCTTAGCAATGCCCCTTCTCTTGATATCAGCCAAGTATGGTCCGATCCCTACTATTGGCATGTAACGAAGTTCAGTTTTTATCAAGCGACACTCTCAACGGTGCTGAGTGTTGGCTTTGCTATACCTATTGCACACGCCCTGTGTCGCAGACAGTTTTTTGGGCGAGCACTACTGTTAAGGCTCTTTGCGTCGACCTTAGTTTTGCCTGTGTTGGTCGGTGTATTCGGTTTGTTAGCGATTTACGGCAACAGTGGGTGGTTAGCTAAATCCTTGGCGAACTTCGACATTGAGCTCCCATTCTCGATTTATGGCCTGAATGGTATTTTGTTGGCACACGTCTTCTTCAACCTGCCTTATGCTAGTCGCTTACTTCTGCAAGCGTTAGATACCGTGCCTGCTGAGCAGCACAAGTTGTGTGCGCATTTAGGCATGAGTCATTGGAATAAATTCAAATGGGTTGAATGGCCTCGCTTAAGACAACAGTTACCCCATGTATGTGGCTTAGTCTTCATGCTGTGCTTTACCAGCTTTGCAACTGTGATGGCGCTGGGCGGTGGACCTAAATCAACCACTATCGAGCTCGCTATTTATCAGGCGATTAAATTCGACTTTGATCTGCAAGCAGGGGCTTTGCTGGCGATATGGCAAATGCTGTTATGTGGCGTGTTAGCGGTGAGTATTCAGCGCCTATCTAAGCCGATCTCAGTGACGGCGAGTCAGCTGTCGGAAGAGAAGTATTTGGTTAAAGACAGCTGGTGGTCAAAAGCTTGGGATAGCTTTTGGATCATCATGGTATCAATACTCGTATTACCGCCACTGTTGATGGTGCTTGTTAGTGGTATTAACGCTCAAGCCTTGACAGTGCTCAGCAGTGAGCCATTTTGGGCGGCGCTGATGACGTCGGTGAGAGTCGCTTTATTGGCGAGTGTTATTGCTGTTGGCATAGGTATCGCTATATTGCTCACGAGCCGAGCATGGCGCTTGCAAAACAAGACGATCAGAGCCGATAAAATCGAGCTGATCGGCACTATTATCTTGGTGACGCCGGGATTAGTGATCAGCACAGGTATCTTCTTATTGCTACGTTCATTTATCGATGTGTTCAGCTTGGCTTTCTTTATTGTGATTGCCGTAAATAGCCTAATGGCGCTGCCTTATGTGATTAAGACACTTGCCCAACCTATGTTGCATCTGTCTCAGCAATATCAATATGTGTGTGCCAGTTTAGGTATGACTGGCTTTACTCGCTTTAGGTTAGTGGAGTGGCGTGCATTGCGTAAACCGATGGCGCAGGCTTTCTCAATCAGTTTTATGTTGGCGATGGGCGATCTAAGCGCGATTGCCTTGTTTGGTAGCCAAGACTTTAGAACCTTGCCTTTGTATCTATTCCAATTGTTAGGTAGCTATCAAATGGAAGCGGCTGCTGTGGTGTCAGTGAGTTTGCTGTTACTGAGTGTTGGCAGCTTTAGTCTGATTGAATTTTTGTTTACTCGAAGCTCAAAGCTAAAGAGTTAA
- the thiB gene encoding thiamine ABC transporter substrate binding subunit: MKFTLTTLAVTTAISFSAFAADDTLTVYTYDSFAADWGPRPAVEKAFEEKCGCDVNFVALEDGVSILNRLRLEGGNSKADIVLGLDNNLMAEAKATGLLAEHNVDTSSVTLPNGWDDNTFVPYDFGYFAFVYNTEKLANPPKSLKELVEQREDLKVIYQDPRTSTPGQGMMLWMKSVYGDEATAAWKKLAQKTVTVTKGWSEAYSMFLEGESDLVLSYTTSPAYHIIAENDSKYAAANFEEGHYTQVEVAAKVKGSKNEKLADEFMAFILSDEFQSAMPTGNWMYPVTDVELPKGFEQLTVPQKALSFSSEEIAEKRKPWIREWQSALTF, translated from the coding sequence GTGAAATTCACATTAACTACCCTTGCTGTTACTACAGCTATCTCTTTTTCTGCCTTTGCTGCAGACGATACGTTAACCGTCTACACCTATGACTCTTTTGCTGCGGATTGGGGCCCTCGTCCTGCCGTCGAGAAAGCGTTTGAAGAAAAGTGTGGCTGTGATGTGAATTTTGTCGCGCTCGAAGATGGTGTCTCTATCTTGAACCGTTTACGCCTTGAAGGCGGCAACAGCAAAGCTGACATCGTTTTGGGCTTAGATAACAACCTCATGGCTGAAGCGAAAGCGACTGGCTTACTGGCTGAGCATAATGTTGATACATCATCAGTAACACTGCCAAATGGTTGGGACGACAATACATTTGTACCTTACGACTTTGGCTACTTCGCTTTTGTCTACAATACAGAGAAGCTAGCAAACCCACCGAAAAGTCTGAAAGAGTTGGTTGAGCAACGTGAAGACCTGAAGGTTATCTACCAAGATCCACGTACTTCAACCCCAGGCCAAGGCATGATGTTGTGGATGAAATCGGTATACGGTGATGAAGCGACAGCGGCATGGAAGAAGCTAGCTCAGAAAACGGTGACGGTAACCAAAGGTTGGTCTGAAGCTTACTCTATGTTCCTAGAGGGCGAATCTGATTTAGTATTGTCTTACACAACTTCTCCGGCTTACCACATCATTGCGGAGAACGATTCTAAGTACGCAGCTGCGAACTTTGAAGAGGGACATTACACTCAAGTGGAAGTGGCAGCAAAGGTCAAAGGCAGTAAGAATGAAAAGCTTGCTGATGAGTTTATGGCGTTTATCCTAAGTGATGAATTCCAATCGGCGATGCCGACAGGCAACTGGATGTACCCAGTGACGGACGTTGAGCTACCTAAAGGTTTCGAACAACTGACGGTACCTCAGAAAGCGTTAAGCTTTAGCTCTGAAGAGATCGCCGAGAAGCGTAAGCCTTGGATTCGTGAATGGCAGAGTGCACTTACTTTTTAA
- the mgtE gene encoding magnesium transporter, giving the protein MAEQLEFDQAHQTLQEVSEALENGRFVHVRRQLQDMEPEDIAHLLEASPRKSRDVLWQLTDPEDYGEILDELNEDVKDALVSKMAPETLAEATEGMETDDVAYVLRSLPDDVSREVLSQMDSADRALVETALSYPEDSAGAIMNTDVITIRGDVDVDVVLRYLRMRGELPDATDALYVIDEEERLIGNLSLTTLITTQPDIAVSEVMDDADEAISVETSASDIASLFERRNWVSAPVVDSNQHLVGRITIDDVVDVIREDAEHSMMSMAGMDDDEDTFAPVVKSARRRSVWLGANVLAALAAASVSNMFEATLDQMAAIAVLMTIVPSMGGVAGNQTVALVIRGLALGHIGDSNKRELLFKEAAIGFLNGVLWAVIIGGIVVAWKGNWILGGIISAAMMTNLIVAGIAGVTIPVMLKKMNIDPALAGGMALTTVTDVIGLSVFLGLATILI; this is encoded by the coding sequence ATGGCAGAGCAATTAGAATTCGACCAAGCTCACCAAACCCTCCAAGAAGTCAGCGAAGCCCTAGAAAACGGCCGATTTGTTCACGTACGCCGACAACTTCAGGACATGGAACCTGAGGATATTGCACACCTTTTAGAAGCCTCCCCTCGCAAAAGTCGTGACGTACTCTGGCAACTCACCGATCCAGAAGACTACGGTGAAATTCTTGATGAACTAAACGAAGACGTCAAAGATGCTCTTGTGTCAAAAATGGCACCAGAGACCTTGGCCGAAGCAACCGAAGGCATGGAGACCGATGACGTCGCGTACGTACTTCGAAGCCTGCCCGACGATGTATCTCGCGAAGTCCTTTCTCAAATGGACTCCGCCGATCGTGCACTAGTTGAAACCGCCCTGTCGTACCCAGAAGATTCTGCCGGTGCGATCATGAATACCGACGTAATCACGATTCGTGGTGATGTCGATGTCGATGTTGTATTGCGTTATTTACGTATGCGTGGCGAACTGCCTGATGCAACCGATGCTCTGTATGTCATTGATGAAGAAGAGCGCCTTATTGGTAACTTGTCACTTACGACACTGATTACGACTCAGCCTGATATCGCCGTTTCAGAAGTGATGGACGATGCAGATGAAGCCATCTCAGTAGAGACCAGCGCGTCGGATATCGCGAGCTTATTTGAGCGTCGTAACTGGGTTTCAGCACCGGTTGTCGATAGCAACCAACATCTCGTTGGTCGTATCACCATCGATGACGTGGTTGATGTTATCCGTGAAGATGCCGAACACTCAATGATGAGTATGGCAGGTATGGACGATGACGAAGATACCTTCGCACCGGTCGTAAAATCGGCTCGTCGTCGTAGCGTATGGCTTGGTGCTAACGTTCTAGCAGCGCTTGCTGCCGCATCTGTGTCCAACATGTTTGAAGCAACGCTCGACCAAATGGCTGCGATTGCGGTTCTGATGACGATTGTACCGTCGATGGGTGGTGTTGCTGGTAACCAAACCGTTGCTCTAGTGATTCGTGGTTTAGCACTCGGTCACATCGGTGACAGTAACAAACGCGAACTACTATTCAAAGAGGCAGCTATCGGCTTCCTCAACGGCGTTCTATGGGCCGTTATCATTGGTGGTATTGTGGTAGCTTGGAAAGGCAACTGGATACTGGGAGGCATCATCTCAGCCGCAATGATGACCAACTTGATAGTGGCTGGTATCGCCGGTGTAACCATTCCAGTGATGCTGAAGAAGATGAATATCGACCCAGCATTAGCCGGTGGTATGGCACTCACAACAGTAACTGATGTTATTGGCCTATCGGTGTTCTTAGGCTTAGCGACCATACTTATCTAA
- the pmbA gene encoding metalloprotease PmbA codes for MDVKQQVAQQRVDLEAAVAKALDMASVSADAAEVAITKSTGLSVSTRMCEVENVEFNSDGALGITVYRGQKKGSASTSDLSEKAIAQTVAAALDIAQYTSEDPFAGPAAKEYMVKEIPDLDLFHPDEPNPDYAAEIAIAAEKQALAYSDKIKQSDGASYDSHYGVKVYGNSHGLLASYASSRHSTSCCVIGQGANGEMERDYSYTVARHRDELWTPERVGQEAAEKTISRLDAKKLATGQYPIMFANDVATGLIGHLVMAISGGNLYRKASFLLDHLGQKILPDWFNISERPHILRGLASSPFDSEGVFTQDREIITDGVLATYLLTSYAARKMDMTPTGHAGGIHNWFVKSTGQNFEQMLKELGTGFLVTEVMGQGVNTVTGDYSRGAAGFWVENGEIQYPVSEVTIAGNLKDMFNQIVAVGNDVETRSQIQTGSILLESMKVAGE; via the coding sequence ATGGATGTAAAACAGCAAGTCGCCCAGCAAAGAGTTGATCTAGAAGCCGCAGTTGCAAAAGCGTTGGACATGGCCTCTGTGAGTGCCGACGCCGCTGAGGTCGCTATTACTAAGTCAACGGGTTTGAGTGTTTCAACACGCATGTGTGAAGTGGAAAACGTTGAATTTAATAGTGATGGTGCGCTAGGCATTACTGTTTATCGCGGCCAGAAAAAAGGCAGTGCATCTACATCTGATCTGAGTGAAAAAGCGATTGCTCAAACAGTCGCAGCTGCACTCGATATCGCTCAGTACACCTCAGAAGATCCGTTCGCTGGCCCTGCAGCAAAAGAATACATGGTGAAAGAGATTCCAGACTTGGACCTTTTTCACCCTGATGAACCAAACCCAGACTATGCCGCTGAGATTGCGATTGCTGCTGAGAAGCAAGCATTAGCTTATAGCGACAAGATCAAACAAAGTGATGGCGCGAGTTACGACAGCCACTACGGTGTTAAGGTCTATGGTAACAGCCACGGTTTGCTAGCAAGTTATGCATCTAGCCGTCATAGTACGAGCTGTTGCGTGATTGGTCAGGGTGCTAATGGTGAAATGGAACGTGACTACAGCTATACCGTTGCACGTCACCGTGATGAGCTATGGACGCCAGAGCGCGTAGGTCAAGAAGCAGCAGAAAAGACCATTAGCCGCTTAGATGCGAAAAAGCTAGCAACAGGTCAATACCCGATCATGTTCGCTAATGATGTGGCAACTGGCCTTATTGGCCACCTAGTGATGGCGATCAGCGGTGGTAACCTGTATCGCAAAGCGTCTTTCCTATTGGATCATCTAGGTCAGAAAATCTTGCCAGATTGGTTCAACATCTCTGAGCGCCCACACATCTTACGTGGCTTGGCGTCGAGCCCATTTGATAGTGAAGGGGTATTTACTCAAGATCGTGAAATCATCACCGATGGTGTGCTCGCAACTTACCTCCTAACGAGTTACGCAGCACGTAAAATGGATATGACACCGACAGGTCATGCTGGTGGTATTCATAACTGGTTCGTTAAGTCGACAGGCCAAAACTTTGAGCAGATGCTTAAAGAGTTGGGTACTGGCTTCCTCGTAACTGAAGTGATGGGCCAAGGCGTAAATACTGTCACTGGCGATTATTCTCGTGGCGCTGCAGGTTTCTGGGTTGAGAATGGAGAAATCCAATACCCAGTATCGGAAGTGACGATCGCGGGTAACCTAAAAGACATGTTCAATCAGATCGTTGCAGTGGGTAACGACGTTGAAACACGCTCTCAAATTCAGACGGGGTCGATCCTGCTTGAGTCTATGAAAGTGGCAGGCGAGTAA
- the thiQ gene encoding thiamine ABC transporter ATP-binding protein, protein MLVMKDVDYHYHQELFSFDFQADQGDIVALMGPSGAGKSTLLALVAGFIEPTSGEISVAGQSLIGKEAHQRPLAMLFQEHNLFAHLTVRENIGLGLHPGLKLTATQKQSVEQAAAQVGVAEYLDRLPEHLSGGQRQRVALARCFVQPHDIWLLDEPFSALDPLLREEMLSLVKRLAAERNITVLMVTHHLGDARSIANKFVFVTLGKVLVEDSIEVLTVDHPQPELSSFVRAGE, encoded by the coding sequence ATGTTAGTGATGAAAGATGTGGATTACCACTATCACCAAGAGTTGTTTAGTTTTGATTTCCAAGCCGATCAGGGTGATATTGTTGCTCTGATGGGGCCAAGTGGTGCGGGTAAATCAACGCTACTCGCATTGGTTGCTGGGTTTATTGAGCCAACATCGGGTGAGATTTCAGTGGCCGGCCAGTCGCTTATTGGCAAAGAAGCACATCAGCGACCTTTGGCAATGCTGTTTCAAGAACACAACCTATTTGCTCACCTCACGGTACGTGAAAATATTGGTTTAGGGTTGCATCCTGGGTTAAAGCTTACCGCAACCCAAAAGCAATCTGTGGAACAAGCCGCAGCGCAAGTTGGTGTTGCTGAGTATTTGGATCGATTGCCTGAGCACTTATCTGGCGGTCAACGCCAACGTGTTGCCTTAGCGCGTTGTTTCGTTCAGCCTCATGATATTTGGCTACTTGATGAACCTTTCTCTGCACTTGATCCTTTGCTGCGAGAAGAGATGCTTAGCTTAGTGAAGCGATTAGCGGCAGAGCGAAATATTACGGTTTTGATGGTGACGCACCATTTAGGTGATGCGCGTAGCATTGCGAATAAATTTGTGTTCGTTACTTTGGGGAAGGTATTGGTTGAGGACTCAATTGAGGTACTCACTGTCGACCACCCTCAGCCAGAGCTGAGCTCGTTTGTTAGAGCTGGCGAGTAG
- the rapZ gene encoding RNase adapter RapZ: MRLIVVSGQSGAGKSVALRVLEDLGYYCVDNLPVNLLNNFVESVRESNQNVAVSIDIRNLPKEPQLVTDTLEQLELATNIDVDVLFLDASKQTLLKRYSETRRIHPLSIGQEKLSLEQAIDLEKTLLSPLAEQASIVIDSSDCNLYELSEKVRFKVEGKEKQELIIVFQSFGFKFGLPSDADYVFDVRFLPNPHWEPDLRPMTGLDAPIHSFLEQHQEVIELKQQIQGFVEQWLPMLEKNNRSYLTVAIGCTGGKHRSVYLTQKIGEYFEQLGHQVQIRHTSLEKHQQG; the protein is encoded by the coding sequence ATGCGATTAATCGTGGTTAGTGGCCAATCAGGGGCCGGTAAAAGTGTTGCGTTACGAGTCCTAGAAGACTTGGGGTATTACTGTGTCGATAATCTACCAGTAAACCTGCTCAACAACTTTGTCGAATCGGTACGCGAAAGCAACCAAAACGTTGCGGTAAGTATTGATATACGTAACCTACCGAAAGAGCCTCAGTTAGTCACCGACACGCTCGAGCAACTCGAGTTAGCTACAAACATCGATGTTGATGTATTGTTCCTCGATGCCAGCAAGCAGACACTCCTTAAGCGCTACAGCGAAACCCGCAGAATCCACCCTTTATCAATTGGCCAAGAGAAACTTTCTCTAGAGCAGGCTATTGATTTAGAAAAGACACTTCTCAGCCCTCTAGCAGAGCAAGCCAGCATTGTGATTGATAGCAGTGACTGTAACCTCTACGAGTTGAGTGAAAAAGTGCGCTTTAAAGTCGAAGGCAAAGAGAAGCAAGAACTAATCATTGTCTTTCAATCTTTCGGCTTTAAATTTGGTCTGCCAAGCGATGCCGACTACGTGTTTGATGTTCGCTTCTTACCAAACCCTCACTGGGAACCTGACTTACGACCAATGACAGGCCTTGATGCTCCGATTCACTCCTTCCTAGAGCAGCATCAAGAAGTGATTGAACTCAAACAACAAATTCAAGGCTTTGTTGAGCAGTGGCTACCAATGTTAGAGAAAAACAATCGTAGTTACCTAACGGTAGCCATTGGTTGTACTGGTGGTAAGCACCGCTCGGTGTATCTAACGCAGAAAATTGGCGAATACTTCGAACAACTTGGTCATCAAGTTCAAATCAGACATACCTCTTTAGAAAAGCACCAACAGGGCTAA
- the yjgA gene encoding ribosome biogenesis factor YjgA — MARKNQKAPWEPEEEIIWVSKTEMKTDMEALQKLGEELVTLKPSVLEKFPLSEDLALAIKDAQRFKNEAKRRQLQYIGKIMRNIDPEPIQAALDKVRNKHSQATAELHKLEQLRDRIVEEGDAAISEVMEMYPEADRQRLRQLARQANKEKKANKPAKAFREIFQILKELKQED, encoded by the coding sequence ATGGCTCGCAAAAACCAAAAAGCTCCATGGGAACCAGAAGAAGAAATCATCTGGGTAAGTAAAACCGAAATGAAAACGGACATGGAAGCCCTACAGAAACTAGGGGAAGAACTTGTTACCCTAAAGCCATCAGTATTAGAGAAATTCCCTCTGTCTGAAGATTTGGCACTCGCGATTAAAGACGCACAACGCTTTAAGAACGAAGCAAAACGTCGCCAGCTTCAATACATTGGTAAGATCATGCGTAACATCGACCCAGAGCCGATTCAAGCGGCTTTGGACAAGGTACGTAACAAGCACTCACAAGCAACAGCTGAGCTACACAAGCTTGAGCAACTGCGTGACCGTATCGTTGAAGAAGGTGATGCTGCTATTTCAGAAGTCATGGAAATGTATCCTGAAGCAGACCGTCAACGTCTTCGCCAATTGGCGCGTCAAGCTAACAAAGAGAAGAAAGCAAACAAGCCAGCAAAGGCTTTCCGTGAGATCTTCCAAATTCTGAAAGAGCTAAAACAAGAAGACTAA